The following proteins come from a genomic window of Lycium ferocissimum isolate CSIRO_LF1 chromosome 4, AGI_CSIRO_Lferr_CH_V1, whole genome shotgun sequence:
- the LOC132053891 gene encoding TMV resistance protein N-like has product MGGVGKTTVARKIFDNISNQFQGSCFLANVREDSKKYGMKHLQKTLLSRTLNEKSTNIASFYKGADMIKRNLCLRKVLIVFDDVDDDHQLKYLVGKHDWYGDDSRIITTTRNADLLCHHDELYSVPELAECEALELFSWHAFRKRTPDKEFLKLSQSVVDYTKGLPLALTILGSFLYKRGITEWRSALDRLKDIGYEEIVKQLSLSVDGLAYEDKNIFLDIACFFRGKQRDDVITILNSFGFKSEIGMDVLTKKSLLYISEGMVEMHDLIEQMGQQVAHDVDQDRPWNHSRIVVTLNVHVPAPAFQISNIVICLRTNLTDVICYEPVSDTIEYLPSGLKWLDWSYYSSESLPASFQPRNLVGLNMTFSSLVEICKEPKAFDELTVLNLSFSEHLLRAPNFSDIPNLQRIVLKSCLSLVEVHPSIGNLKKLISLNMKNCKNLKFLLCSIQMESLESLNLSGCEKLEALPEFQGNMEFAIRASFGMYCNSGTSIINRTAIWHQLMRKPKVLILKGCSNLATFPESLGDLEELEELYAGNTAIWRLPDSTEKLSKLKILSLKSRREIKSQFATGMIFPPALHGLKELKSLDLSGCNLSGDLTCLTSLLELNLSRNKFISLPDSISRLHRLQYLNITHCHELKKLPKLPQRIKELYAEDFLAKGSILALLIYRSLHLVSFTNYSFNQHYTEKSTDNSALDQILRLFLSDSIGDWMTYSIIFPERAIPTWFKHQSIEEKILLKLPPDWYDNSFKGFAICCVTCMGGGFQDPDSGLSGKYDHTFINAKLICNNHPEELKVLEKECKVSTTTRNYSWCVCFVYIPLHSLLQLSDTEVRDFNQYGLFEASIQRKLTRQWGVHLIYKKLSQVKTRIGRSETITVEDRQSFREMVQAYTGCTTFDPYLSDDPMAPALEARLK; this is encoded by the exons ATGGGTGGCGTGGGGAAGACAACAGTTGCAAGAAAAATCTTTGACAATATTTCTAATCAGTTTCAAGGGTCTTGTTTTCTTGCAAATGTTAGAGAAGATTCAAAGAAGTATGGGATGAAACACTTGCAAAAGACACTTCTTTCAAGAACCTTAAACGAAAAATCTACGAATATAGCAAGTTTTTATAAAGGAGCCGACATGATAAAAAGAAATCTATGTCTCAGGAaggttttaattgtttttgatGATGTGGATGATGACCACCAGTTGAAGTATTTAGTTGGAAAGCATGATTGGTATGGTGACGACAGTAGAATCATTACAACAACCAGAAATGCAGATTTACTTTGTCACCACGACGAGTTATATTCTGTCCCTGAATTGGCTGAATGTGAGGCTCTTGAACTTTTTAGTTGGCACGCCTTTCGGAAAAGGACTCCGGATAAAGAGTTTTTAAAACTCTCTCAGTCTGTAGTAGATTATACTAAAGGCTTACCTTTAGCTCTCACGATCTTGGGTTCTTTTCTCTACAAACGAGGCATAACTGAGTGGAGAAGCGCATTGGATAGACTCAAAGATATTGGATACGAAGAAATCGTTAAGCAGCTCAGCTTAAGTGTAGATGGATTGGCCTATGAAGACAAGaatatatttcttgatattgcATGCTTCTTCAGGGGGAAACAGAGAGATGATGTGATAACAATACTAAATAGTTTTGGTTTCAAATCAGAGATTGGAATGGATGTCCTTACTAAAAAGTCACTTCTTTATATTTcggaaggaatggttgagatgcatgatttgatagaacaaatgGGTCAGCAAGTGGCACATGATGTTGATCAGGACAGACCATGGAATCATAGTCGAATT GTAGTAACTCTGAATGTGCATGTTCCTGCTCCTGCTTTTCAGATCTCTAATATTGTTATTTGTCTAAGAACTAATTTGACTGATGTCATTTG TTATGAACCAGTTTCTGACACTATCGAATATCTCCCAAGTGGCTTGAAATGGCTTGATTGGTCTTACTACAGTTCTGAATCTTTACCAGCAAGTTTTCAACCACGAAACCTTGTTGGGCTCAACATGACTTTTAGTTCTCTTGTTGAAATTTGCAAGGAACCAAAG GCATTTGACGAGTTGACAGTTCTCAATTTAAGTTTTTCAGAACATTTACTCCGAGCACCCAATTTTTCTGATATTCCAAATCTGCAGAGGATTGTACTGAAAAGTTGTTTAAGTTTGGTTGAGGTTCATCCATCCATTGGCAATCTCAAAAAGCTTATTTCTCTGAATATGAAGAACTGTAAAAATCTCAAGTTTTTACTGTGCAGTATTCAAATGGAATCTCTTGAGAGCCTCAACCTGTCTGGTTGTGAGAAATTAGAAGCTCTTCCAGAATTTCAGGGGAATATGGAATTTGCTATCAGAGCTTCTTTTGGGATGTATTGCAATTCAGGAACTTCCATCATCAATAGGACGGCTATTTGGCATCAGCTT ATGAGAAAACCGAAAGTTTTGATTCTTAAAGGCTGCTCAAATCTGGCAACATTTCCAGAAAGCCTGGGTGATCTAGAAGAGTTGGAGGAGCTCTATGCTGGAAACACTGCCATTTGGCGACTACCAGATTCTACGGAAAAGTTAAGCAAACTTAAAATCCTTTCATTAAAAAGTAGACGGGAGATAAAGTCTCAATTTGCTACAGGTATGATATTCCCTCCTGCACTTCATGGTTTGAAGGAATTGAAAAGTTTGGATCTCAGTGGATGCAATTTATCTGGTGACCTTACGTGCTTGACTTCTTTATTGGAACTTAACCTGAGCAGAAACAAGTTTATTTCTCTACCTGATAGCATTAGTCGACTTCATCGACTTCAGTATCTCAACATTACTCACTGTCATGAACTTAAGAAACTTCCCAAACTTCCTCAAAGGATAAAGGAATTGTATGCAGAAGATTTTCTGGCCAAAGGAAGTATTCTAGCTCTGTTGATATACCGTTCGTTGCATTTGGTCTCATTCACCAACTATAGTTTTAACCAACATTATACAGAGAAGAGCACTGATAACTCAGCTTTGGATCAGATTCTCAGGCTGTTTCTTTCAGACAGTATAGGTGATTGGATGACTTACTCTATTATCTTTCCTGAACGTGCAATTCCGACATGGTTTAAACATCAGAGTATTGAGGAAAAAATCTTGCTTAAACTGCCTCCGGATTGGTATGACAATAGTTTCAAGGGCTTTGCTATATGCTGTGTCACTTGCATGGGGGGAGGTTTCCAGGATCCTGATTCAGGGCTATCAGGGAAGTATGACCATACTTTCATCAACGCCAAATTGATATGCAATAATCATCCTGAAGAGCTTAAAGTGCTGGAGAAAGAATGTAAAGTCAGTACCACGACTAGAAATTATAGCTGGTGTGTTTGCTTTGTCTACATACCATTGCATTCTTTGCTGCAGTTGTCTGACACAGAAGTTAGAGATTTTAACCAGTATGGCCTATTCGAGGCATCTATCCAAAGGAAATTGACAAGACAATGGGGAGTTCATTTGATTTACAAGAAGTTGAGTCAAGTCAAAACGAGAATTGGTCGATCAGAAACAATTACAGTTGAAGATAGGCAATCATTTAGAGAAATGGTTCAAGCTTATACCGGTTGCACAACTTTCGACCCCTATCTAAGCGATGACCCTATGGCACCTGCGCTTGAGGCCCGACTGAAGTAG